Genomic segment of Malania oleifera isolate guangnan ecotype guangnan chromosome 7, ASM2987363v1, whole genome shotgun sequence:
AAGTATAAGTTTTCCCAcatatttatttgataaatctagtgttgggaaaaacttattagcttaaggatctttgcattgtcattgaaagattcctatagctatatttttgtgtgcaaaggattttacaagctataatttttcaaacaactcttgtgcctattttattgaggaaaatatttttgagttggtttgattattgtttgcagcatctttgaaaccctaatctagtattaagatttgatatatctagtttcaaacaaataacttgttagaacactcttgagcatacttgtaattataccttgttgagtgttgattgcacacgttgagcaccgagcttatagttcatacatacttgaggtgcattgattagatattgtgcgtagtggtacatatcagcttatgtaagaagcatttgtttgtacgcaactttatattgaatatttgtattccagacatgggcctgaagagggagattagccctattAAATAGTCCTGGagtggcttagacccgattaggaaagttaggtgtgccatcctagtAAAGCGTGTTGGTTGAAGTCAGCCTCttgaattaacctggttgtattaggtggcgctccacctgttaagtgagttttagtggaatcatcaggcttgcgagttagaggcggggacgtaggcacagttggccgaaccctgataacatatagtgtgtctttttatatttttgccttttatatttaccgcacgtatatgttattgtgtgaatgattcgcatgatttaaattatgcatattataCTTGTTTGCGTATttgggtagatagacctaggttgtgaatgcactgttgctgaactagtttaacctaggagagaacttttaaaattccaattcacccctcccccccttttAGGAATACAACAAACCTATcactaaattatgcattatcttagggggagccttgttaggcgtaacccatttttgctcatgtatttgtcatcatcaaaaagggagagattgttgactctatgagtctaatcctattttgataatgacaaatcacttggtatttgacctgtgcaagtaagtttgtgaacaggaccatGATTTAAAATGCATGGACGATGAACTTGTGACGCCtcgacccgccaagtggggcccgggtgccacgtgttccagtcacctgcatctgataccataattatcatgcacgtagcggaacataaataaataacctcaaataaataccagagttctatataacaacccaaaaatgaatACTAGAACTTCCAAatatctgtatccacaaccagcatttaaaacgtaattccgtacaaatatatctatacatatatcagtatcttaCAATATCCCAAAAAGAAACTACCACAAACAGTCCCAGCCTATGCCTTCAAAATCAGTCTCCataagaacctgaaaaattgttaatccactagggtgaaacacttctcagtaagggtggaataaattataatagtgtgtgataattgagttttaatatttatatctcaaaataaactacttctcacataatatcaataacaactgagaaaatgatTAATAACATCCCTAACATATGATATCGTACACACATCCAAAATGCacaagtatataatttttatacaGGCGAAAGTCTccaaggataaggaagattacccgcccatataagtagcttccctctgctctggtactaaaagctacctaccagagcactcaccttacttagtaagcccttaggtgaagaattacctcgcTGCCAGTCCacacatatttattattttaaaggcgaaagTTTCCAAGGATCgtgatgtctacccgcccatacaagtagcatccctttgcactgataccaagataCTACCTAAtagagtactcgcctttctcagcaagcccccggtggtatgtttacctcgccgcatgcacacacatgcattcataatgtgctataccattatttttatgctataattaaattcacatgcgcacaacacatccacataggaatcatgcatctcatacttcatcttccaaagTCCTTAGTACgaggcccacacagagcaactgcgtacatgtcagtacgtggcccacacaggcacctacgcacttcttatctacacatggcccacataggcaccactaaccacacagagtacataacatggcccacacaggcgccattatccacacaagatataacgtggcccacaaaggcaccactacccatacagggtatataacatggctcacacagacgccattatccacacaagatataacgtggcccacataggcactactacccacatagggtatataacatggcccacacaggcggcATTACTCACCAGTATCCAATCTctatgacctacccgtcatacatcagtagaacaagctccttgacttgccaatgtcctaccccatataaataacaatacgacaagctccttgacctgccaacgtcatatcatgatttacatttaggcaatataacaacctcctcatgccaacgttatattgagatgcatacgaataaccacaaagttagttcacacagacacATTAATGCATTttcacacaggaatccaacagatcaatacatttcccacacagtatcccaatagatcaatacatttccacacaggagtcaaacataacaactcattcatcatgccataatcatttcaaacacccccacatgcaaactcaaataccacagtaattcatattcaatttattaggaaaaattactcccatgtcacacgaatttcaTATCgtaaacaattatcccaaatataaccttaaaccaaatcatcatttttttccagtaatcactattctaaaatcatatagataactaataaatttcatatgcttgtaaataattggttcactttaataaaatactgatataattttattcttccttacctgattccttaaACCATGCCTGTAGGACTCCCAAatttatacccgcggcgctcacccgaaccctgattcaatcatatcaaccccaaaaaaaatattattttaacccttcataatttacaataattaagtaataattaatttctaaataacccatttatcctaattttgggttaTTTCTaagacgaccccacgagaaattcgctctgctagacttgtagagaatcatccctagattctcgtggtggtgttcgattgcttatttggcttaaaatttaggaaaatttgagataaaaatgagaatttgacttaccccacgagatatgcccacgttacttTGAGgacaaatccacttcagtagatatgtcagtggcgaagaatggagttcggtggtatcttcagattttcaattggACGAGAATCAGCCGGGAAATCATAGAAAGAAGAAGAGTAGAGAGtgtgagagaatatatttaatttttctttctctttccttttgttTAGTGCGCGTGAATCTGTATTTTTTGttctttccttcttctcttcctGTTTCTCGAAGACTTAACCTTtttaagttttcttttcttttctttttttctttcctttatcctctTTAACCTTTATCCTActttaaccttatcatatacttatatatacttatatatattacttacatatatacttatatatatatatatatatattcataatcctcaaatttcttaatttaattaattttcttaataataattaattaattaataataataataattttttattttatttatttatttatttatttttaatcgTTACAGAACTTGTATgtaagccacgaggaacctaaagtacataaatcatattgcTGGGGGGCTCGTGGTGGTTGCTAATTAGGATTGCATTGCACTGCAGCAAGAATTCATGGATGTTGATCTGATATAAAGGCAAATGTCATCCCTATCAATAATAGAACGAAGAcgacacagaaaccaattccatgtgtccagaCTTTCCTCTTGAATAATGGCAAATGCAaagggaaatatttgcctatttgcattcGGGCACGTCGCAATTAGGAGTTTACCTTaatacttaccgtacaagtgtgtttCGCCCACACAAATAATAGGAGGAaagtgacgaaaaccctgaatagatgctgtgAACGACCAAAATACAGATACAAATGTTGCGGTGTGCTCTTTACCTAGAATAagagtccacctccacttgactacAGTAGCAGGATTGTATGAGCACATCGTTTCCATCCACTACGGCAAAGTTTGATAAGACATCTCCCAATCGttgaatacttgggcaattgccttctgtttgcacAACCAAACTTTCTTATATGAGATCGAATAGCCGAAGCAATgatctatgaactctttcaatgtagcgattgatgTCAATGCTTCACCCCTGATCATATTCACGATCTCCCTAGCAATGAGAGACAACGTGATTTGGTTATGTTCTTGCAAGAGAAGTTCATTCAGACACATGTgtggaccaccatattgggtgatttcgaataatcAATGTTTCATCCGATACATCGCATGCACTCTCCACCCGCAATTAGAGTCCTTGCACCTAGCAACCCATAACAGTGAGGTAGACTGCACGATGTGGAAGTCGTGGTGCATTCAAGCGTGGTATATTAGCATTGCTGCCATTAACTGATCCTTCGACCCGAATAGCATCTCCTTACACAACTCagatgattcatcccaacgagtcacCCATATAGGAAGCTCCTCATCACGTGAAAAATCTGCAGCGTCTACGTCAATTACACTGTACATAGGAGGTTCATCCATAAACTGGGCTTTGTACGTGACATCATTCGTTTCACGAGGGGAGGGTCGACATCATTGGGGAACTCATTCGTCCCTTCACCAGTTTCCTGctcgtacgtgtcatcttgtaaattaacatcattcgtgatgttcatcccctcATCTAACACGTtgttcgcaatggcgaacaacgatcCTGGATGTTCTGCTGGAACTTCTTCACAAACTACATGATCATCCATGTGAAGAATAGGTCTTTCGTACATCTGTGGCTCGAATGACGATCCTGAACATTCATTCAAATCCATAATAGGCATCCCACCGACATCCGCACTCGTGTATAGTTCAATACCTTCATTCACAGTCATATCATAATGACGTGTCTGTTGGGTGTCTTCCTCTGCTTCAACCACATGCTCGACAGACGTTCCTATCTTCCTATCCGTGGAGACACCCATGTGAGGAATGGTTTCAACATATAACTGCACAATTAAATATATCGtacctacgcagtgtgcatccaacacaatgtgCATACCATAATCGTCAGTTACAAGAACAGCCTCATGGAGGAATGTATCATTATGCCCTCGCATAGGGTATTTTGTGGTCACTCACAATGCATATTAATCTGGatcaatatacaaatatttgtatatctttgtatacaatttatgtaatttatacctatggccaattcgaattggtTGAACTGGTAGAGTATTATAACTAACACCAGCTGCTCCGATTATAATGTTACCCCTTATATACAACAATACTGTCATTGGAGTACTACTTGAGCTTCCTACCATTGAGATCTGCGCTCGGGAAAGGAAAAAAACCTAAGCaaaataaaattgtatgtataagtgatatatGTTACTTATAAGTGATCTAGTTTCGCCAGTCACGACCATAGTTTTGTTAAACCAGGGGTTAGGtagaattatttggttaactgtaaaatatttattaacTGGTCACAAAATTTAAAAACATCTCTAATATTTTAGTAATTTCATAATTATGCATTCATGCAAACAAAGTCACAAGAAAATAATTGATAATTTAATGTTCTTAATATATGAATTGTACTTAATTGCCTAGGCATTGcctttataatttataaattaaGTAAATATACCTATGATGATATAAAAAAATCATTGGGTTAAAGACTTTAGCTATCTTAAAGAGACCAAAATCTTTGGTCTTCATTATATTGTTACCATCAAAACCTTAAATAGAcaagaaataaaaattgaaaaccaaaaactaacagcttatttttttaatatatatttccaaagttaaaacaaattaaatttctaattaaatGAAATATCGTTTTTTTCCTACAATCaagtaacaattaaaaatatgattaaagtaacaaaataaaatagaatacaCATTGAAAATATCACAATAAAAAATAGAAGAAGGATTCTATAACAGCATGACAATTAAAATTTAAGGGGGGTGGGGGGAACATTTCTTAATAatgtattatttttcaatttaaaaaaaattatggtagttatattttaaattcattgtgtcattttatttaaattaagtataaaatgtatgaaataCATTAACATCACCGATGCTCACTGGGTTACACCCAGAGGAAATGCTCACTGGCCAAAGAGTAAAAAAAATCATCACAAAAATTTAAGAATCATAAAAACCACATTAAATACATGAATTGATCAATTGAGAATACATAAACACATGAATTGGAAAGCCAAAGaacacgaaaaaaaaaaaaaaaaaaggaaaaatgcaaataaatgaaaattaaccTTCGAGTTTCCAGATGCTGCCTAACTCAAAAAATCCAAACCACactttaataataaaagacaaaACTCCACATGTTTTGCCTTGCCCACCTCCCATCCCCAACGACCCTCTCTGCTTATTTAAGGCGAGCATAAGGGCGAGCATTGAGCCAGACCTCCCAAGGAATGCACTTGAGCTTCCAAAGCCCCAACGCCATGGCTGCCATCCCCTTATCCTCAGAATGGCTTCTTCCCCTGTTCATCCTCCtccttcctcttctctctctGCTTTTCCTCAAACCCAAAAACAAAGAACTGAAAGCAGCCAAGCTCCCCCCCAGCCCTCCCCGGCTTCCCATTATCGGCAATCTCCACCAATTAGGAAAGTTGCCACACCAAACACTCTGGAAACTCTCGCAGGAGTATGGCCCCGTCATGCTTCTGCAACTCGGCAGCGTCCCAACCATGGTCGTCTCCTCCGCAGACATGGCCAaggaaattttgaaaactcacgACCTTGATTTCTGCACAAGGCCTTCCTCTCCCGGCCCGAAACGCCTTTCCTACAACTATTTGGACGTCGCGTTCTCCCCCTACTCCGATTACTGGCGAGAGATCCGTAAGCTCTTCGTGTTCGAGCTTCTGAGCGCGAAGAGGGTACAGTCTCTGTGGTACGCTAGAGAAGCAGAGGTTGACAATTTGATTACCGCCGTCGCCCAATCTTCGCCGAATCCGGTGAATCTCAGCGAAAAGATCTTTATTCTCGCGGACAGCATTGTGGGCACGGTCGGATTTGGGAAGAGGTACGGCGGAATGCAGTTCAAGAACCAGAAATTTCAGGACGTTCTGGACGAGGCCATGAACATGTTAGACAGCTTCTCCGCCGAGGATTTCTTCCCGGCGGTGGGCTGGATCGTGGATGCCTTGACGGGGCTACGGGCAAGGCTCGAGAAGAGCTTTCAAAATCTCGATGGGTACTTTCAGATGGTGCTCGACGCACATCTCGACCCTTCAAGGCCCAAAACAGAGCATGAGGACTTGGTTGATGTTTTGATTGGATTGACGAAAGAGCAGGGTGGCTCTGGCGCATTTCGTCTCACCAAGGATCATGTCAAGGCTGTTCTCATGGTAAAAACGAAAAAGACTTCACTTTCATCCAtgactttttaaaaataaaaaataaaaataaaaaaataaaacccaCTTTGAAAGATAAACATTCAATAAATAGCAGCTAggaatacaatattttttttaaatattacacAATAAAAATGGATAACAAGATTAAAAATTAGTGTTCAAGCTTAAAGTACATTGTTTGAAgtattaaaacttgatatacattattgtctCACAATctaatttaaatttttaggtaACTCATAAAATCTTAAATTACCATTTTGcctaaaaatttattaaataataatgtAAATCAAAACTTTTAACAGTTTCTAAACCTCGAGCAAATCTACAGATAAAGGTTCCCCAACTTTTTGTTTCCTTCCTCCATAAACAATGTACTCAGGTCTCTGTCCAGGTAGATTAGTCCTGGTCTTTTCTTGAATCCAAAGCTCTTTTAAAAAGTAGGTCTAAAATTTAAATTCGATATTTAACATGCACGCGGGAGGGTGTTTACTAAAACGATTTAGTTTAGATAACAATAATATGAAATTTATATAAGAATTGTCCATACTCATTTACGACCCATTTGCTCAATTTTTTTCACATTCTTTCTAATTATTTTTGTAAGTATACTGACCGAACACAAGGTTGCTCACAATTATACCTGTTACTTCTctcaaaattagaagattttttgTCTTTTCCAGAACACATTCATCGGGGGAATAGACACCAGTTCGGTGACAATGGTATGGGCAATGGCGGAGCTGATGAGGAGCCCAAGAGTACTAAAGAAGGTCCAGGCCGAGATCCGGAGCCGCGTCGGGAAGAAACCAAGAGTCGAAGCAGACGACGTCGCAAAGCTGGACTACCTAAAAATGGTGGTGAAGGAGACATTCAGGCTCCACCCGGCGGCGCCGTTTCTCATCCCGCACCAGGCGATGCGCAGGTGCAAGATCGGCGCCGGCGAGCACGCGTACGACGTCTTACCAGACACAAGGGTCATGGTAAACGCGTACGCGATCGGGAGGGACCCGAAGAGCTGGACGAACCCTTGGGAGTTCTGCCCGGAGAGGTTCGAGGGCAGCGAGATCGATTTCAAGGGGCAGCATTTTGAGCTGATACCGTTTGGGGCGGGCAGGAGGATCTGCCCGGGGATGATGATGGGGAGCACCACCGTGGAGTTCACGCTGGCCAATCTGCTCTACTGCTTTGACTGGGCGATGCCCAGTGGGATGAATAGGGAGGACGTCAGCATGGAAGAGGAAGGAGGAATTACCATTCACAAGAAGACGCCTCTGTACCTTGTGGGCAAGAGGTATAATTGGGATGCATAGGGGTGAAAATGTCATTTCCTTTGTATGAGAAATTTCAAGTGTTGAAGTGTTCTATGTCTACCACCTAATTAAGTTTTTATTATGAGAAGTATTAGGCTTGCCAGGTTGGAACGGTTTGTAtgagaaaatctctctctctctctctctctctctttttcaaaGTATTTTGTCCAATCTAGTTAATTAATAAAATGGGTTCATTCTTATAGAAAATGTCCATTTTTAGTTCcaaataaaatatcatatttactaATTCAAAGAATGATGAGAATTCAAAGAATGATAATGTGCTCAAGTACGAGTTAGTCATATTCCAATATAAGCTTGGATAGCATTGTTACTTTGGTTCCATGGTGATGGTGTtaagtatatttataaatttttagttGAATCAAGTATTGTTTGAAAGTAACGGCATGACAGGAAAAGAGAGATTACAATTTATGAAACCATTACAATAGCAATAAATTATCCACCAAAATAATGTTTTcattaaaagagttaaaaaaaaattaaaagtatgCTTAATTAATTTGAAGCAGTCGAAGTATACATACGGAGTACTGTATTGAGTTACGACACAAGTTCTTTACTTCATAATGTTATACTTTGATTCAAAAATCACAAAACAATGATTTTAATTGGATATAAACTTTGAGTTTTGAattattttaaacatttcatcAAGTATACATATCTATATAGTATGTGCTAGATatgaaataatttattataaCTAGGCTTAACAAGCATGTGAAAATGAAAGGTCTCTAACATTAATTTAAACTCATTTAATATTGTTTTATGACTatcatctctttttttttttttttctctttcctaTTTGTCCAACTTAGTGAAATAAAAATAGTGTAAGATTGATTCATAAACATATGTCGCATCCCATGGAGAATATGTCGCATTCCTTGGAGAACTTCATAACCATATGTCATGGTATACAATAAGGTCCTAGAAGTCATTATGTCCCAAGTTTTCATTGTAATAATTTTGTGAGCAGCTCTTTCTTAGTACCTTTATGTTTTtcattaattagtttttttttttattattacataaGAACTTCAACCACCAATAAGCCCTTTGGACCCTCTGGTGCGGCatcaaacctacggatcagcatccttcgcctaggtctcgctgatcaggtaaagtccagAATGCGAACAcagcttccgtgcatcagttggacgttcagcTAACCTGACTCCTGTGACACATCTCTattaccatccacgatccccgctggctcatagagaactctcaccatctacggtccccgctagctcacagagcaaactctcaccatccattatctccgctggctcacagagtaaattctcaccatccacagctACCGCTGGCTCTGTGAGTATATCTATTTGGAATTAAACCCTCAATGCTCCATCTTACGTgttgatgtctttccaccgctTCATGCCCGTGAGAGTTTTCATTAATTAGTTTGTTTGAAAAGCTAGTTGTTTAAGGTTAACTTGTAAGCTACTACGAACTAAAATACTGTAAGAAATTTATATTAAACTAAGGTCAACCAAGACAAATAATCCTTAACCCCTCATGGATTATGAGCCATAATTTAACATTGAATTCTATGTCAATCTTAATTCAAGTGGAAGTGAGAATGGGGGCATTCAGAGCTGGGCCAAAGGATTTAAAATTCACCTAGTTAATTACTATTTATCGGGCAATACAGTtttatcgaaaaaaaaaaaagctcacaATGTTTAAGCGTAAACCATTTTTATATGATCAAGATCTTTAGTACACATCTaatatgagattatgatattAAAGCTTTagagtaaatatatatatatatatatatatatatatatatatatataaatttcaattttcatatgtacttttatttaaaaaaaaaaaaaaattggacgaATTGTCTAACTTCTCTTAAgccttaagattttaaaaatcaaataagcctccttttaatttttgagcatccaagtatttaaatattttcacaagtaacatacctcaactttgaaataaaaataaaaatgttgtttAATACTTTGTGTCAAGCTATATATGGAAACTATGCCATTTGACTAGTAGGTTGTGTTTGGCGGTTGCAATGGTCAAACTAGATCTTGAAAATTGTTATGATTGGAGGTAAGGAGTGAGAAGCTTGCAAGTTGCAGCAAAGTAAAGAATtgaaccaaaaaccaaaaaagagGTAATATTAAGGGTATGTTGAGTTTGTGAAACATAATGAGATGGTAAAAATTTGAATGGTCATTatgataaatttaaataataaattttattttattttattttatttttatatattaaatgtgcagtaaaagaaaataataaaaaaaatattatgcatCATTCAATTAATTTATAAATTCTTATATTTAATGCATAAACAttcataaataactcataattATGAGAAGAAGTAACAAGAACTCGATCTTTCACTTAAGATTTGAAATTCACATTGGTACTTGAACATGCACGACTTGCATAAGTTTAGTATGAATTATAATGACATGGGTTTAAGGTGAAGTTAGCGTCATTATCATTGATGCACCTGGTAATTTATCGAGATAAATTCTTAAGAGGGAATCGAATCCGTAACTTTAGGGTTACCAAAGTTACAAGTCGTTCTTACCACTTATGCCAACCCGGCTGGACTTTAGATTAAAGATATTGAATTCATTACTATACATCTCAAGTTTGAATGTTAGAAATTAAGGGTGAAGGTttataaaatcaatcaaaaatgGATTATGGTGTAACAAAGTTGGACTTCTAAtagataaaaaaagaagaagaagagagaaacaaaagaaagaaagaaagaaagaaagaaagaaagaaaggatgatggaaaaaaaaaaagcctaataATTATGTGGTCTTAGAAGTTATTATGTCCTAAGCCTACATTGTAATAATTGAGTGAGTAACttattgagaatttcacttgtaagtttgtcttacattagaaaatttgagtggatgatgggtgcttgtATACATGGTTAAACTcaagacctaataggcttaaacttttgagtcaagttggtgttcacccatgtatatcaaatccaaccatgggctcctccggtacTAACACAACTCTTTCTCAATGCCTCAATTTTCTtcgtttgtttgtttgtttgaaacGCTAGTTGTTCAAGGTTAACTTGTAAGTAAGTATGAAGAAAAATACTGTAAGAAATTTATATTGAACTAAGGTCAACTAAGACAAGTAATCATTAACCCCTCAAGAATTATAAGCCAAAAATTCAACATTGAATTCTATGTCAATCTTAATTCAACTAGGAGTGAGAATGGTGGCATTCACAGCTGGGCTAAAGGATTCAAAATTCACCTAGTTAATTACTAGGCAATATAGTTTTACCCAAAACAATGTTTAAGGGTAAACCattttttttatgattaagaTCTTTTTAGTACACATCCaatatgagattatgatattaaaactttagagtatatatatatattttatacatattttctatttaaaaaaaaaaaaaaattagacgaATAACACTAACTTCTCTTAagccttaaaattttaaaaatcaaataaacctcCTTTTAAATTTGAGCATCccaatatttaaatatttttcacaagtaaCATACCTCAACTTTGAAACAAAAATAAATGTGGTGTCGTTCAATACTTTGTGTCAAGCTATATCTGAAAACTATGCCTTTTAACTAGTAGGTTGTGTTTGGCGGTTGCAATGGTCAACCCAGATCTTGAAAATTGTTATGATTGGAGGTAAGGTGTGGAGAAGCTTGCAAGTTGCAGCAAGTAAAGAATtgaaccaaaaacccaaaattaaGGCTATGTTTAAGTTTGTGAAACATAATGAGATGGTGAGAATTTGAATGGTCATTATGATAAAttcaaatgataaattttattttatttttatatattaaatgtgtagtaaaagaaaataatagtaaaaatatattATGTATCATTCAATTAATTTATAAATTCTTATATTTAATGTATAAGCAttcataaataactcataattATGAGAAGTAGTAAGAACTAGTTCTTCAACTTCATATTTGAAATTCACAAAGTAGAAGATATTACATtggcacttttttttttttttttagaaaagtaGGCGACACctctaattatttattgatatactctTACTTTTTGTGAAGAAATATCATTGTTACAAGACAAGTAttgagagattacagataaaataaacattaaaggtctcccaaaaataataccaataatcaaccaaaataggactacaaatccCAACAAATCTAAATAAGAACCAAAACATGAATTTTGCTACATATTAGTTGGTCTAAATATTAACGCAAGAAATGGATCATTTCTGGTGTAACAAAGTTGGACTTCTGAtggatcaaaaaaaaaaaaagaaacaaaagagagagaaacaaaagaaagaaagaaaggaagaaggaaaaaaagaaaaagaaa
This window contains:
- the LOC131159607 gene encoding 2-methylbutanal oxime monooxygenase-like, translating into MHLSFQSPNAMAAIPLSSEWLLPLFILLLPLLSLLFLKPKNKELKAAKLPPSPPRLPIIGNLHQLGKLPHQTLWKLSQEYGPVMLLQLGSVPTMVVSSADMAKEILKTHDLDFCTRPSSPGPKRLSYNYLDVAFSPYSDYWREIRKLFVFELLSAKRVQSLWYAREAEVDNLITAVAQSSPNPVNLSEKIFILADSIVGTVGFGKRYGGMQFKNQKFQDVLDEAMNMLDSFSAEDFFPAVGWIVDALTGLRARLEKSFQNLDGYFQMVLDAHLDPSRPKTEHEDLVDVLIGLTKEQGGSGAFRLTKDHVKAVLMNTFIGGIDTSSVTMVWAMAELMRSPRVLKKVQAEIRSRVGKKPRVEADDVAKLDYLKMVVKETFRLHPAAPFLIPHQAMRRCKIGAGEHAYDVLPDTRVMVNAYAIGRDPKSWTNPWEFCPERFEGSEIDFKGQHFELIPFGAGRRICPGMMMGSTTVEFTLANLLYCFDWAMPSGMNREDVSMEEEGGITIHKKTPLYLVGKRYNWDA